The Vreelandella piezotolerans genomic interval TCTCACTGCTTGGTCGACTTGCTGTATCGCTGGCAAGCAGGCGAGCTGGATTGCGATATCGTGGGCGTCATTTCTAACCATGACGATATGCGTTCACTCACGGAGTGGTACGGTATTCCCTATCATCACGTACCGGTCGATCCTACCAACAAGCAGCGGGCATTCGATCAAGTGCAAGAGCAGATAGATGCGGCCCGCGCCGACTGTGTGGTGCTGGCGCGCTACATGCAAATACTGCCGCCTTCCCTTTGCGAACGCTATGCGGGCCGAGTCATCAATATCCACCACAGTTTCCTGCCGTCGTTCGCGGGTGCCAAGCCGTATCATCAAGCTTATGAGCGCGGTGTGAAGCTGATCGGTGCGACCTGCCATTACGTCACCGAAGAGCTGGACGCGGGCCCGATCATCGAGCAGGACATACATCGGGTCAGCCATTGCCACACGCCGACCGATCTCGTTCGCTTCGGTCGCGACGTTGAAAAAGCGGTGTTGGCGCGTGGTTTACGCTGGCACTTGGAAGATCGTGTGCTCATTCACGGCAATAAAACAGTCGTCTTTAGTTAATCTACCGGGGGCGCTATGTCGTTTGCACAGAGCGTATTGGCACCATGGGCGCTGGTGATGACGTGGTTGTTGTCATTGGGCATGGTGGGCTGGTGCATTTGGCTGCGCCCTTGGCAACCGTTGCTCGAAGATACCGCGCTCCAACATCGATGGTTGGCCGCGACGCTTGTCGTCATGCTGTTTTGGCAGCTTCGCGCTCAAGCAGTGGATTGGTTGACGCTTCACCTAGTATTTACGGTGTTAATGACGCTGGTCTTTAAAATGCCGTTAGCGCTGCTGAGCAACGTAATGATCAACGCTGCCATGGTAGCGATTGGACGTAACGAGTGGAACCTTCTTGGGGCGAACGTACTGGTGACTGGCATCGTGCCTGCTATGGTGACAGGCATCGTGTGGCGTCTGGTGGATCGCCGCCTGCCGGATAATTTGATGGTGTTCTTATTCGCCTGCGGATTTTTCGGCGCAGCGCTGTCGACGTTAGGTGGCGGGCTTGTCGCGGTGGCGCTCATCATATTGGCGGGCACGGATCCTGAGGCCGTATATCTCGCTCAAGAGTATGCCCGCTTTTTACCGCTGCTGATGCCGTCGGAAGCCTTCATCACCGGGATGCTGCTCAGCATCTTGCTAGTCTACCACCCAAGTTGGGTGGCCACCTTCAATGACCACCGTTACATCGACTCACAGTAAATACACTTCGTGTGCCGGGTCTGACCACGGCCTCAGCTCAGCCGAGCGCTTGTCCGTTTCCGCCCCGAATAACGCCGACGCCGACACCCTCGATATCCAGTTGTTGGGTGCGCAGATCGATCTCGATCGGTGGGAAGTCGGCATTCTCGGCGATCAACGTGACTTGATGGCCCTGGCGTTTAAAACGCTTGACCGTCACTTCGTCTTCTAACCGTGCTACGACGATCTGGCCATCGCGTACGCGATCAGTGCGATGAACGGCCAGAAGATCGCCTTCCAAAATGCCGACATCTTTCATGGAGAGGCCGCGTACACGTAATAGGTAATCGGCTTTGGGCGTAAAATACTCGGCTGGAAGCGGGCAGTAGCGGTCTATGTGTTCGGCAGCCAAGATTGGACTACCGGCGGCAACTTCGCCAATCACGGGTAGCCCATTGGGTACAGGCTCGGAGGCGGCCGTTGTCGTTGCTGGCACTTCGCTAGGTTCCAGCACCTCCTGGTTCGGTAGCCGAATTCCCCGCGACGTATTTCGAATGATGCGTATGGCGCCTTTACGCTCGAGCGCACGCAAATGCTCCTCGGCAGCATTTGGAGAGCGGAACCCCAGCGCCTTGGCGATTTCAGCGCGCGTTGGCGGGTACCCCAGGTCACCCATGGTTTTGACGATGAAATCAAATACGTGCTGCTGACGTGCTGTGAGTGGACGAGACATACCAAACTCCAAAACAGTGAAAAGACAGTAGCTACATGTCGGCTTAATCAGTATGTGTTTAAGTATACAGTATGTTGCTCTGTCCAGTACATGGTCCATGACAAACGCCAGTACATAGCGAGCTCTTTGAAAGCTAGGTAAAGAAGGCGCCGCCCATGGACCGTTGGCGAACTGGATAAGTGATTGAGCCTGTCAAACATATGTCATAGTATGCAGCGTTGTTTAAAACACCTGTTTTTTGGAGGGCGAGATGGCCCAATCAGATACGGTAACGCGTATATTGGACACGGCAGAGGTGCTATTTGCAGAGCGAGGCTTTGCCGAGACGTCGCTGCGCAATATCACCAGCAAGGCACGCGTCAATTTGGCGGCCGTCAACTACCACTTTGGTTCCAAAAAAGCACTGATTCAAGCGGTGTTCGCTCGCTATCTCGATCCGTTTTCGGCACGTTTTCATACGGCACTGGATGAACTCGAGACGCGCCATCAAGGTCAACCGATTCCTTTGGAAGTGCTGCTTGAGACCATGGCGACCACGGTGTTGGCCGTCCCGGCAGAACGCAATAGCCTGAAAGTGTTCATGAGGCTCCTGGGTCTGGCGTATAGCCAGGCTCAGGGGCATTTAAGGCGTTATATTCAGCAGCAATATGGCGACGTGTTTACGCGCTTCACCGAGCTGGTGCGCCAAGCGACCCCAGACCTGCCGGACGCTGAGCGTTTCTGGCGGCTACACTTTATGTTGGGAACGGTGATATTCACGCTGTCAGGCTTGGATGCGCTGCGTGATATCGCCGCCAAGGATTACCAAGAACAGGTCACGGTGCGAGATCTGGTACGACGCCTGCGGCCCGTCGTGGTCGCCGCCATGAATGCGCCGTTGCCCGCCGCGGTTGAAGAGGGTCACCATGGAAACGCCCAAGCTAGCTGAGCTGCCGCCTACACACGGTGGTTGGATAGAGATCGATACCCAGCGTCAGAGACTCTGCTGGTGGCAAGGTAACGATATTCAGCATGAGTGTACGATTTCGACGGGGCTGGCAGGCGTTGGGCAGGAAGAGGGCAGCGGTCAAACGCCGCTTGGCTGGCACTACGTTCGCGCATCGATTGGCCAAGGCTGCCCCGATAACGCGGTATTTCAGGGGCGCCGTTGGACGGGCGAAGTCTATTCGCCAACTCTCGCGGCCAGCTTCCCCAAGCGTGACTGGATCCTGACGCGGATACTTTGGCTATGCGGTTTGGAGCGCGGCGTGAATCGCGGGGGAAACGTCGATTCCCAGCGGCGCTACATATACTTGCATGGCACCCCAGAGGATCAGCCCATGGGCACG includes:
- the purU gene encoding formyltetrahydrofolate deformylase; this translates as MSHYYRLVVSCPDQVGIVARVSSFIAQQGGSITEASQHSDLETGRFFMRYEILADSLGMSAEALRTAFEPVAAEFDMQWSLVDTQKRRRVVLMVSRESHCLVDLLYRWQAGELDCDIVGVISNHDDMRSLTEWYGIPYHHVPVDPTNKQRAFDQVQEQIDAARADCVVLARYMQILPPSLCERYAGRVINIHHSFLPSFAGAKPYHQAYERGVKLIGATCHYVTEELDAGPIIEQDIHRVSHCHTPTDLVRFGRDVEKAVLARGLRWHLEDRVLIHGNKTVVFS
- a CDS encoding energy-coupling factor ABC transporter permease, translating into MSFAQSVLAPWALVMTWLLSLGMVGWCIWLRPWQPLLEDTALQHRWLAATLVVMLFWQLRAQAVDWLTLHLVFTVLMTLVFKMPLALLSNVMINAAMVAIGRNEWNLLGANVLVTGIVPAMVTGIVWRLVDRRLPDNLMVFLFACGFFGAALSTLGGGLVAVALIILAGTDPEAVYLAQEYARFLPLLMPSEAFITGMLLSILLVYHPSWVATFNDHRYIDSQ
- the lexA gene encoding transcriptional repressor LexA, with translation MSRPLTARQQHVFDFIVKTMGDLGYPPTRAEIAKALGFRSPNAAEEHLRALERKGAIRIIRNTSRGIRLPNQEVLEPSEVPATTTAASEPVPNGLPVIGEVAAGSPILAAEHIDRYCPLPAEYFTPKADYLLRVRGLSMKDVGILEGDLLAVHRTDRVRDGQIVVARLEDEVTVKRFKRQGHQVTLIAENADFPPIEIDLRTQQLDIEGVGVGVIRGGNGQALG
- a CDS encoding TetR/AcrR family transcriptional regulator — translated: MAQSDTVTRILDTAEVLFAERGFAETSLRNITSKARVNLAAVNYHFGSKKALIQAVFARYLDPFSARFHTALDELETRHQGQPIPLEVLLETMATTVLAVPAERNSLKVFMRLLGLAYSQAQGHLRRYIQQQYGDVFTRFTELVRQATPDLPDAERFWRLHFMLGTVIFTLSGLDALRDIAAKDYQEQVTVRDLVRRLRPVVVAAMNAPLPAAVEEGHHGNAQAS
- a CDS encoding L,D-transpeptidase, coding for METPKLAELPPTHGGWIEIDTQRQRLCWWQGNDIQHECTISTGLAGVGQEEGSGQTPLGWHYVRASIGQGCPDNAVFQGRRWTGEVYSPTLAASFPKRDWILTRILWLCGLERGVNRGGNVDSQRRYIYLHGTPEDQPMGTPASHGCIRVRNHDLHFLFDHAQPGTPVWLH